Proteins from a genomic interval of Bradyrhizobium sp. CCGB01:
- a CDS encoding SemiSWEET transporter produces the protein MDPSAIKLIGFAAATCTTVAYAPQFIKVWKTRSARDISLGMFLVMVLGLALWLVYGLLSGDAPLVAANAVTMVLAAGILFMKLKYG, from the coding sequence ATGGACCCCTCCGCGATCAAGCTGATCGGCTTTGCCGCCGCAACCTGCACCACCGTCGCCTACGCGCCGCAGTTCATCAAGGTCTGGAAGACCCGTTCGGCCCGCGACATCTCGCTCGGCATGTTCCTGGTCATGGTGCTGGGCCTGGCGCTCTGGCTGGTCTACGGCCTGCTCTCAGGCGACGCCCCTTTGGTCGCCGCCAACGCCGTCACCATGGTGCTCGCCGCCGGCATCCTGTTCATGAAGCTGAAGTACGGCTGA